Proteins from a genomic interval of Solidesulfovibrio sp.:
- the bioD gene encoding dethiobiotin synthase, translated as MKRYFITGTGTGIGKSYFSAFFARKLKEEGQSVRYVKPVATGYPADDDAAFVADRAGLAPEDAVTLFTAAEPASPCFVFDPFPFEACVARLEALCQDRDAVIIESAGGLAVPLGVRRYNYQFALALGLETILVVPNRLGCLSDAIVYGHFALRHRLSLAAIALNDFFAESPGHAERNAAEIERQFPGKVGYRYAAALTCLPVQGA; from the coding sequence ATGAAGCGCTATTTCATCACCGGAACCGGGACGGGCATCGGCAAGTCGTATTTTTCGGCTTTTTTCGCTCGCAAACTCAAGGAAGAAGGCCAGTCCGTGCGCTACGTCAAGCCCGTGGCCACGGGCTATCCGGCCGACGACGACGCGGCCTTCGTGGCTGACCGGGCGGGCCTGGCCCCCGAGGACGCGGTGACGCTTTTCACGGCCGCCGAGCCGGCCTCGCCGTGCTTCGTCTTCGATCCGTTTCCCTTCGAGGCATGCGTGGCGCGCCTGGAAGCCTTGTGCCAGGATCGCGACGCGGTAATCATCGAAAGCGCCGGCGGCCTGGCCGTGCCGCTCGGGGTGCGGCGTTACAACTACCAGTTCGCCCTGGCCCTGGGGCTGGAGACGATCCTGGTCGTGCCCAACCGGCTCGGCTGCCTGTCCGACGCCATCGTCTACGGCCATTTCGCCCTGCGCCACCGGCTGTCGCTCGCGGCCATCGCGCTCAACGACTTTTTCGCCGAAAGCCCGGGCCATGCCGAACGCAACGCGGCGGAGATCGAGCGGCAGTTTCCGGGGAAGGTGGGGTACCGCTATGCCGCGGCCCTGACCTGCCTTCCCGTGCAGGGAGCCTAG
- the bioA gene encoding adenosylmethionine--8-amino-7-oxononanoate transaminase: MSLYGTGREAMRIWHPCTQMKDHELYPPVFMDRGQGVYLVDREGNTYIDAISSWWVNLFGHANPRIVQAVTEQLSRLEHVIFAGVTHAPAEELAQRLLAVALPGLTRVFFADNGSCAVEAALKMSHASFRNLGQPEKCRFLYLANGYHGETAGALGVCGDGLYAAPFAPLFVPQIEVAGPDCLACPHGKTRDACDTECFAAMEAAIAAHKDELAGVIVEPLVQCAGGMRMYPPAYLAKLRRATQAAGIHFIADEIAVGFGRTGTLFACEQAGVSPDFLCLSKGITGGTLPLSCVLTTDAVFDAFYHDYADDKAFLHSHSYTGNPLACAAACATLRIFEEDDVIVANRAKIAHLQRAVRERFAGYRHVMEIRHTGWITAVELYADPERGQPFDWRARTGFHIYREAVKRGAWLRNLGDIVYFMPPYVITLEEIDRLADIALDAVKAVLK; this comes from the coding sequence ATGTCGCTCTACGGTACCGGGCGGGAGGCCATGCGTATCTGGCATCCCTGCACCCAGATGAAGGATCACGAGCTGTATCCTCCTGTCTTTATGGACCGGGGTCAAGGGGTTTACCTCGTCGACCGCGAGGGAAACACCTATATCGACGCCATATCCTCCTGGTGGGTCAACCTTTTCGGCCACGCCAATCCTCGTATCGTCCAAGCCGTGACCGAGCAGCTTTCCCGGCTCGAGCACGTGATTTTCGCCGGCGTGACCCACGCCCCGGCCGAGGAACTGGCGCAGCGCCTCCTGGCCGTGGCCCTGCCGGGCCTGACGCGCGTGTTTTTCGCGGACAACGGCTCCTGCGCCGTGGAAGCGGCGCTCAAGATGAGCCACGCCTCCTTCCGCAACCTGGGCCAGCCCGAGAAATGCCGGTTCCTGTACCTTGCAAACGGCTACCACGGCGAAACGGCCGGGGCGCTTGGCGTGTGCGGCGACGGGCTGTACGCCGCGCCCTTTGCCCCTCTTTTCGTGCCCCAGATCGAGGTGGCCGGCCCGGACTGCCTGGCCTGCCCCCACGGCAAAACCCGCGACGCCTGCGACACCGAATGCTTCGCGGCCATGGAAGCGGCCATCGCCGCCCACAAGGACGAACTGGCCGGGGTGATCGTCGAGCCGCTGGTGCAGTGCGCCGGGGGCATGCGCATGTATCCGCCGGCCTACCTGGCCAAGCTGCGCCGGGCCACCCAGGCGGCCGGCATCCATTTCATCGCCGACGAGATCGCCGTGGGCTTCGGCCGCACGGGGACGCTGTTCGCCTGCGAGCAGGCCGGGGTCTCGCCGGATTTCCTGTGCCTGTCCAAGGGCATCACCGGCGGCACCCTGCCCCTTTCCTGCGTGCTGACCACGGACGCCGTGTTCGACGCCTTTTATCACGATTACGCCGACGACAAGGCGTTTCTGCATTCCCACAGCTACACCGGAAACCCGCTGGCCTGCGCCGCCGCCTGCGCCACGCTGCGCATCTTCGAGGAAGACGACGTCATCGTCGCCAACCGGGCCAAGATCGCCCATCTGCAACGGGCCGTGCGCGAGCGCTTCGCCGGCTATCGCCACGTCATGGAGATCCGCCACACCGGCTGGATCACGGCCGTGGAGCTCTACGCCGACCCCGAGCGGGGGCAACCTTTCGACTGGCGGGCGCGCACCGGGTTTCACATCTACCGCGAGGCGGTGAAGCGCGGCGCCTGGTTGCGCAACCTGGGCGACATCGTCTACTTCATGCCGCCCTACGTGATCACCTTGGAAGAAATCGACAGACTGGCCGACATCGCCCTGGATGCGGTCAAGGCGGTGCTCAAATGA
- the bioF gene encoding 8-amino-7-oxononanoate synthase, producing the protein MSTSFFGRYIVPEAARLRNSDSFRTIPPVDDGAAREILYSGTRLLNLASNNYLGLADHTDLILGAAKALERHGCSSGASRLVTGNFALAETLEAELASFKYQEAALVTGSGYAANLAVFSALADRHTVVFSDRLNHASIIDGIRLSGARLVRYRHLDVEHLERLLEREGQVEKKIIVTDTVFSMDGDVAPLARIVELGKAHGALLVVDEAHATGVIGRGRGLTAALGLSDDVDVHVGTLSKALGSQGGFVAGRVETIELLRNRGRSFIFSTALPPAVLGASLAALRHIKANPGEGARLMRLSKEIRDHLNGLGFDTMGSTTQIIPVACGRNRVALHAQALLLAEGLYVAAVRPPTVPDGTARLRLSLRADLTEDDIKRIRLGFSRLRVAFFP; encoded by the coding sequence ATGAGCACATCCTTTTTCGGCAGATACATCGTGCCCGAGGCGGCCAGGCTTCGCAACTCGGACAGCTTCCGGACCATTCCGCCGGTGGACGACGGCGCGGCCCGGGAAATCCTCTATTCGGGGACGCGGCTTTTAAACCTCGCCTCCAACAACTACCTGGGCCTGGCCGACCACACGGACCTGATCCTCGGCGCGGCCAAGGCCCTGGAGCGGCATGGCTGTTCGTCCGGGGCCTCGCGGCTGGTCACGGGCAACTTCGCCCTGGCCGAGACCCTGGAGGCGGAACTGGCCTCCTTCAAATACCAGGAGGCGGCCCTGGTGACCGGCAGCGGCTACGCCGCCAACCTGGCCGTTTTTTCCGCCCTGGCCGACCGCCACACCGTGGTGTTCTCCGACCGCCTCAACCATGCCAGCATCATCGACGGCATCCGGCTCTCGGGAGCCAGGCTCGTGCGCTACCGGCATCTGGACGTGGAGCATCTGGAGCGGCTGCTTGAGCGCGAGGGGCAGGTCGAGAAAAAAATCATCGTCACGGACACGGTCTTCAGCATGGACGGCGACGTGGCTCCCTTAGCGCGGATCGTCGAGCTTGGCAAAGCCCACGGGGCGCTGCTCGTGGTGGACGAGGCCCACGCCACCGGGGTCATCGGCCGGGGCCGGGGGCTCACCGCCGCGTTGGGGCTTTCCGACGACGTGGACGTGCACGTGGGCACCTTAAGCAAGGCGCTGGGGTCCCAGGGCGGGTTTGTCGCCGGCCGGGTGGAGACCATCGAGCTGTTGCGCAACCGTGGCCGCTCGTTTATTTTTTCCACCGCCCTGCCGCCGGCCGTGCTCGGGGCGTCGCTGGCCGCCCTGCGCCACATCAAGGCCAATCCCGGCGAGGGGGCGCGGCTGATGCGCCTGTCCAAGGAGATCCGGGATCACTTAAACGGCCTCGGCTTCGACACCATGGGCTCGACCACGCAGATCATCCCCGTGGCTTGCGGGCGCAACCGGGTGGCCCTGCACGCCCAGGCGCTGCTGTTGGCCGAAGGGCTCTACGTCGCGGCCGTGCGGCCGCCGACCGTCCCCGACGGCACGGCCAGGCTGCGGCTGTCGCTGCGGGCCGATCTGACCGAGGACGACATCAAGCGCATCCGCCTGGGCTTTTCCAGGCTTCGGGTCGCTTTTTTCCCATGA
- a CDS encoding alpha/beta hydrolase, with protein sequence MTDVLFVSGWAGVATLFPGLAARADFTVPFIDGDEAALVARAAASPARVLAGWSTGAHMLLKHGAALFPRFTRVVLFAPFARFTDSFPERTVRTMRAAMDADAAATVRAFWQNCGLPQAPAFDPAWAAPLAAGLDSLLLSAVSGEPVPAGNVTVVWGEGDRIVRRKALDRVLPLLPGAALRLQAGGHWPSPDILAEHCF encoded by the coding sequence ATGACCGACGTGTTGTTTGTTTCCGGCTGGGCCGGCGTCGCAACGCTTTTTCCGGGCCTTGCGGCGCGGGCCGATTTCACCGTGCCGTTCATCGACGGCGACGAGGCGGCCCTTGTCGCCCGGGCGGCGGCCAGCCCGGCCCGGGTCCTGGCCGGCTGGTCCACGGGCGCGCATATGCTCCTCAAACACGGGGCGGCCCTTTTCCCCCGCTTTACGCGCGTGGTCCTGTTCGCGCCCTTCGCCCGTTTCACCGACAGCTTTCCCGAGCGCACCGTCCGGACCATGCGGGCGGCCATGGACGCCGACGCGGCAGCGACGGTGCGGGCTTTTTGGCAAAACTGCGGCCTGCCCCAGGCGCCGGCCTTCGATCCGGCCTGGGCCGCGCCCCTGGCCGCCGGGCTCGATTCCCTGCTGCTTTCCGCCGTTTCGGGCGAACCCGTGCCCGCCGGCAACGTCACGGTGGTCTGGGGCGAGGGAGATCGCATCGTGCGGCGCAAGGCCCTGGACCGGGTCCTGCCGCTTTTGCCCGGCGCCGCTCTTCGGCTGCAGGCCGGCGGGCACTGGCCCTCGCCGGACATCCTTGCGGAGCATTGTTTTTGA
- a CDS encoding methyltransferase domain-containing protein, translating into MSATPIRRRFDRAGSTYEDAARVQRLVAARLAALCPPALDGDVLEIGAGSGLLTRELLPRHGGGAYVALDLSPGMLARAAMPGAVKVVADGERPPFGPGSFDFLCSASAMHWYADPAASLAADLRLLRPSGGFALALYVAGTLWELAEASRATGFGSVFPMRPTAFYRELFASLPGVRATFAEERHVVRHDSVRAMLASLKGAGVTHTPGVKAGSPGRYREFARHYEARHGTGGTVETTYAVAMIWSVQRPHDQG; encoded by the coding sequence TTGAGTGCGACACCCATCCGCCGGCGCTTCGACAGGGCCGGGAGCACCTATGAGGACGCGGCGCGGGTGCAGCGCCTCGTGGCGGCCAGGCTCGCCGCGTTGTGCCCGCCGGCCCTCGACGGCGATGTCCTGGAGATCGGGGCCGGCAGCGGCCTGCTCACCCGCGAGCTGCTGCCGCGCCACGGCGGCGGGGCCTACGTGGCCCTGGACCTTTCGCCCGGCATGCTGGCCCGGGCGGCCATGCCCGGGGCGGTCAAGGTGGTGGCCGACGGCGAGCGGCCCCCGTTTGGGCCGGGCAGCTTCGACTTCCTGTGTTCGGCCTCGGCCATGCACTGGTACGCCGACCCGGCGGCGTCCCTCGCGGCCGACCTGCGCCTGCTGCGCCCGAGCGGCGGCTTCGCCCTGGCGCTCTACGTGGCGGGGACGCTGTGGGAGTTAGCGGAGGCGTCGCGGGCCACGGGTTTCGGCTCGGTCTTTCCCATGCGGCCGACGGCGTTTTACAGGGAATTGTTCGCGAGTCTGCCCGGCGTGCGGGCGACGTTCGCCGAGGAGCGCCACGTGGTGCGCCACGACAGTGTCCGGGCGATGCTCGCAAGCCTCAAGGGCGCGGGCGTGACGCACACGCCGGGGGTGAAGGCGGGCAGCCCGGGGCGGTACCGGGAGTTCGCCCGCCATTACGAGGCGCGCCACGGCACGGGCGGCACGGTCGAAACGACGTATGCCGTGGCGATGATATGGTCCGTCCAGCGTCCACACGACCAGGGCTGA
- a CDS encoding IPT/TIG domain-containing protein: MTCQAIHSIITTIKSRHNINDNDLSSSTSNGCTTYTYKGITIGKACCAGNSEQVHQPDTNTLRTGAPHTISYLDPSSGDIGGSNNVSIYGENFDKHVTVAFGGLPATSVTSYGNMISVSAPAHAAGTVDISVTNQCGVTATLKNGYTYSAQPVISSLSPESGHTGGSKNLTLYGSNFSYFPSVPTVTLGGKKATNVTTEAGGGALSFDAPAHAAATVDLVVTNPSGKSVTLAKGYSYSSTPSITYQSDVSGHIGGMENLILMGGNFSDSAGVPTVAFGGVAGSNVSVYGGGSALFVDTPAHAAGTVSIKLTNSDGPSATLSKAYAYTTTPVISFLSAASGDTHGSQDLVIYGANFAMKSGKPSVTIGGTTVTSVTSYGNALFVDPAAHATGTGSLIVANPEGPSATLTNGYTYTAQPVISSVFPGTGSANGTENVIINGYNFSYFPGVPTVKFGDTPGSNVTVYANGQSLFVDAPAHAAGSVPVTVTNSSGSSAVFKYYGYTGSVCPVFNITPALTILMQQ; this comes from the coding sequence ATGACATGCCAGGCGATTCATTCCATAATAACAACTATAAAGTCACGACATAATATTAACGACAACGATCTTTCGTCTTCCACCAGCAACGGGTGCACCACATACACATACAAAGGCATCACTATAGGAAAAGCATGCTGCGCGGGCAACTCGGAACAGGTCCATCAACCAGACACAAACACCCTGCGTACCGGTGCACCCCATACGATTTCCTACCTTGACCCCAGTTCGGGTGACATTGGCGGCAGCAACAACGTCAGCATTTATGGAGAAAATTTCGACAAGCACGTTACTGTTGCATTCGGTGGCCTGCCAGCCACCAGTGTAACATCGTACGGAAACATGATCTCCGTTTCGGCCCCGGCCCATGCGGCCGGCACCGTCGACATAAGCGTCACCAACCAATGCGGCGTTACGGCAACCCTGAAAAACGGCTACACCTACAGCGCCCAGCCCGTCATATCCTCGCTCTCCCCAGAGAGCGGCCATACGGGCGGCAGCAAGAACCTCACGCTGTACGGCAGCAATTTTTCCTACTTCCCCTCCGTGCCCACGGTCACCCTCGGTGGAAAGAAAGCGACCAATGTCACGACCGAAGCCGGGGGAGGAGCGCTCTCCTTTGACGCGCCGGCCCATGCGGCCGCCACCGTCGACCTGGTCGTCACCAACCCCAGCGGAAAATCGGTCACCCTGGCCAAAGGCTACAGTTATTCCTCCACGCCGAGCATCACCTACCAATCGGACGTTTCCGGCCATATCGGCGGAATGGAAAACCTCATCCTCATGGGCGGCAACTTCTCCGATAGCGCGGGTGTCCCCACGGTCGCCTTCGGCGGCGTCGCGGGCAGCAACGTCAGCGTCTACGGAGGCGGTTCGGCGCTGTTCGTCGATACTCCCGCCCATGCGGCGGGAACCGTCAGCATCAAGCTGACCAACAGCGACGGCCCTTCGGCCACCCTTTCCAAGGCGTACGCGTATACAACGACCCCGGTCATCTCCTTCCTCTCCGCCGCCTCGGGAGATACGCACGGAAGCCAGGATCTCGTCATATACGGCGCCAATTTCGCCATGAAATCCGGAAAACCCTCCGTGACCATCGGCGGAACCACCGTAACCTCCGTCACTTCCTACGGCAATGCGCTTTTCGTCGACCCCGCCGCCCACGCCACCGGCACGGGCAGCCTTATCGTCGCCAATCCCGAAGGGCCGTCGGCCACCCTCACCAACGGCTACACCTATACCGCCCAACCGGTCATCTCTTCGGTCTTTCCCGGAACCGGAAGCGCCAACGGAACCGAGAACGTCATCATAAACGGCTATAACTTTTCCTACTTCCCCGGTGTCCCCACGGTGAAATTCGGTGACACGCCCGGCAGCAACGTCACCGTCTACGCCAATGGCCAATCCCTGTTCGTCGATGCGCCGGCCCATGCCGCGGGTTCCGTGCCCGTCACCGTCACGAATTCCAGCGGCTCTTCCGCCGTTTTCAAATACTATGGTTATACGGGATCCGTCTGCCCCGTTTTCAACATAACTCCCGCGCTTACAATCCTGATGCAGCAATAA
- a CDS encoding sigma-54 dependent transcriptional regulator: protein MAKILVIDDDTHIREVCKLVIESMGHEVEARPSLTKGLEALDKEPYDVVYLDVDLPDGNGLLSIPRITERDKAPEVIIFTGASYPNGAELAIKNGAWDYIEKPATAETMTLPLIRALQYRREKFANRPPTVALKREGIIGNSQRVSSCLDLVAQAANSDANTLITGETGTGKELFARAIHDNSERVEGPFVVVDCSSLTETLIESVLFGHAKGAFTGAEKKQEGLIKQADKGTLFLDEVGELPFSQQKAFLRVLQERRFRPVGAKEEETSDFRLVAATNKDLEAMVAAGDFRNDLLFRLRTMHIHIPALRERGEDIRELTIHYMNAYCKKYKVPLKGFSPEFLDSLQEYDWPGNVRELVNLMENIIVRAQFEPTLYPKHLPSEVRIRIMSGKRQEAAAGSPESELLPPVEPAAAQGELVLTPFDDYKKETEHRYFKALMQKTGGDIHKACELSDLGKQSLYRYLRIHGIPTRT, encoded by the coding sequence ATGGCGAAGATTTTGGTGATCGACGACGACACGCACATCCGCGAAGTCTGCAAACTGGTCATCGAGAGCATGGGGCACGAGGTCGAGGCGCGGCCAAGCCTGACCAAGGGGCTCGAAGCCCTGGACAAGGAGCCCTACGACGTCGTCTACCTCGATGTGGACCTGCCCGACGGCAACGGGCTTTTGTCCATCCCCAGGATCACCGAACGCGACAAGGCCCCGGAGGTCATCATCTTCACCGGCGCGAGCTATCCCAACGGCGCGGAACTGGCCATAAAAAACGGCGCCTGGGACTACATCGAAAAGCCGGCCACGGCCGAGACCATGACCCTGCCGCTCATTCGCGCCCTCCAGTACCGCCGGGAAAAATTCGCCAACCGCCCGCCCACCGTGGCGCTCAAGCGCGAAGGCATCATCGGCAACAGCCAGCGCGTCTCAAGCTGCCTCGACCTGGTGGCCCAAGCCGCCAACTCCGACGCCAACACGCTCATTACCGGCGAAACCGGCACCGGCAAGGAACTCTTCGCCCGGGCCATCCACGACAACAGCGAACGGGTCGAGGGCCCTTTCGTCGTGGTCGACTGTTCGAGCCTGACGGAAACGCTCATCGAATCGGTGCTGTTCGGCCACGCCAAGGGGGCGTTCACCGGGGCGGAAAAAAAACAGGAAGGGCTGATCAAACAGGCGGACAAGGGCACGCTGTTCCTCGACGAAGTGGGCGAACTGCCCTTTTCCCAGCAAAAGGCCTTTTTGCGCGTGCTCCAGGAACGGCGCTTTCGCCCCGTGGGGGCCAAGGAGGAGGAAACGAGCGATTTCCGGCTCGTGGCCGCCACCAACAAGGACCTGGAAGCCATGGTCGCCGCCGGGGATTTCCGCAACGACTTGCTCTTTCGCCTGCGCACCATGCACATCCACATCCCGGCCCTGCGCGAGCGCGGCGAGGACATCCGGGAACTGACCATCCACTACATGAACGCCTACTGCAAGAAGTACAAGGTGCCGCTCAAGGGCTTTTCCCCGGAGTTCCTGGACAGCCTGCAGGAGTATGACTGGCCGGGCAACGTGCGTGAACTGGTCAACCTCATGGAAAACATCATCGTGCGCGCCCAGTTCGAGCCCACGCTCTACCCCAAGCACCTGCCGTCCGAGGTGCGCATCCGCATCATGAGCGGCAAGCGCCAGGAAGCGGCGGCGGGAAGCCCGGAGTCGGAACTGCTGCCCCCGGTGGAACCGGCCGCCGCCCAGGGCGAGCTGGTCCTCACGCCCTTCGACGACTACAAGAAGGAAACCGAGCACCGCTATTTCAAGGCGCTGATGCAAAAAACCGGCGGCGACATCCACAAGGCCTGCGAACTGTCCGACCTCGGCAAGCAGAGCCTGTACCGCTACCTGCGCATCCACGGCATCCCGACACGGACGTAG
- the guaD gene encoding guanine deaminase produces the protein METNPRAIRGMFFDFLDDPWKHAGKEQEAARFVPDGLLVVENGTITDFGPFEEVSARHPGLPVTHIQNRLILPGFIDGHIHFPQVRVLGAYGNQLLDWLQKWIFPEESKYADREYARKAAGLFFDALLAGGTTTCQAFTTSSPVSTEEFFEEATRRNMRVIAGLTGVDRFAPKDFLISPDDFYSESKRLIERYHRKGRNLYAITPRFAVGCTGEMMDRCRQLKEECPDCWVNTHISENPSEVRTAKEHFPDCTDYTQVHEKHGLLGPKFTAGHGIWLSGDEMRRFSKAGAAISFCPLSNLFLGSGLFRLGRAKDPEHPVRVSVGSDMGGGNAFSLVRVLEEAYKVGMCNNTMLDGSVDPRNQDLAEAERNKLSPYRAYYLATLGGAHSLYLDDVLGNFQPGKEADFVVLDWNAGQAAMPWHQSLAVGEAGPRTMDEAAQVLFAVMAVGDDRNVDETWIAGERAYKKPAAS, from the coding sequence ATGGAGACCAACCCACGCGCCATACGCGGCATGTTTTTCGACTTCCTGGACGACCCGTGGAAGCATGCCGGCAAGGAACAGGAAGCGGCCCGATTCGTCCCGGACGGGCTGCTGGTGGTCGAGAACGGAACGATCACCGATTTCGGCCCCTTTGAAGAGGTCTCGGCCCGCCATCCGGGCCTGCCCGTCACCCATATCCAAAACCGGCTCATCTTGCCGGGGTTCATCGACGGCCACATCCACTTCCCCCAGGTGCGGGTGCTCGGCGCCTATGGCAACCAGCTCCTGGACTGGCTCCAGAAGTGGATTTTCCCTGAGGAGAGCAAGTACGCCGACCGGGAGTACGCCCGCAAGGCGGCGGGGCTTTTCTTCGACGCCCTGCTGGCCGGCGGCACCACCACCTGCCAGGCCTTCACCACGAGCAGCCCGGTTTCCACCGAGGAGTTCTTCGAGGAGGCGACCCGGCGCAACATGCGCGTGATCGCGGGCTTAACCGGCGTGGACCGCTTCGCGCCCAAGGACTTCCTGATCTCCCCCGACGACTTCTACAGCGAGTCCAAGCGGCTCATCGAACGCTACCACCGCAAGGGCCGCAACCTCTACGCCATCACCCCGCGTTTCGCCGTGGGCTGCACCGGCGAGATGATGGACCGCTGCCGCCAGCTCAAGGAGGAATGCCCGGACTGCTGGGTCAACACGCACATATCCGAGAACCCCTCGGAGGTGCGCACGGCCAAGGAGCATTTTCCGGATTGCACCGACTACACGCAGGTCCACGAGAAGCATGGGCTTTTGGGGCCAAAGTTCACGGCCGGGCACGGCATCTGGCTTTCGGGCGACGAGATGCGGCGGTTTTCCAAGGCCGGCGCGGCCATCTCCTTCTGTCCGCTGTCCAATCTGTTCCTCGGCAGCGGGCTGTTCCGCCTGGGCCGGGCCAAGGACCCCGAACATCCGGTGCGGGTGTCGGTTGGCAGCGACATGGGCGGCGGCAACGCGTTTTCCCTCGTGCGGGTGCTGGAAGAGGCCTACAAGGTCGGCATGTGCAACAACACCATGCTCGACGGCTCGGTGGACCCGCGCAACCAGGACCTGGCCGAGGCCGAGCGCAACAAGCTCTCGCCGTATCGGGCCTACTACCTGGCCACCCTCGGCGGCGCCCATTCCCTGTACCTCGACGACGTCCTCGGCAATTTCCAGCCGGGCAAGGAGGCCGATTTCGTGGTGCTGGACTGGAACGCCGGCCAGGCGGCCATGCCTTGGCATCAGTCCCTGGCCGTGGGCGAGGCCGGGCCGCGCACCATGGACGAGGCGGCGCAGGTGCTGTTCGCCGTCATGGCCGTGGGCGACGACCGCAACGTGGACGAGACCTGGATCGCCGGCGAGCGCGCCTACAAGAAGCCGGCCGCGTCCTAA